TGATTAAACGTATAACTAAATCTATTAAATTTAGAATGATATGCAAATTTATGAGATCAATTAACAAGTTAGTGTATAGTTGCTGCTGGTAGTGGAGGAAGAAAGGCTTTCCCGGGTACTTAAGCCTAAAAGACTATAGCAGTTTAAAGTCTTTGGTTTGAGGGGTATAGCATTTGTGAAGTATGAACAGAACGACTGAAGGAATTAACAGGTACCAGCCCAAACTGATTAAACCTGAATAAGCTCCAGGATCAAAAGGCATTTGTCCCTGAACAGCTTCTAAAAGTTGAATTCCGTTGGGGCCGTTTGAAAACATGGTGTTGTTAATAACATTCCACCCAAGGTGAAGAGCTATGGGAAGTATGATGGAGTTTGTTTTTTCATAGGAAACAGCGAAAACATAACCCATGTATCCGGTTATAATAAATACCACAATCATTGCCATGATGTTTCCCATTACCCCAAAAGTAAACCAGTGATAAACCCCAAATGCGGCAGCGGTTAGCAGAAGGGAAGTTTGTCTTTTCCCTGTATATCTGAGTAGCAGGTACAGA
The nucleotide sequence above comes from Gracilimonas sp.. Encoded proteins:
- a CDS encoding CPBP family intramembrane glutamic endopeptidase, which translates into the protein MIYAITVLAISWVIVYLSEKKNLLTIWFTPLSQRTKEFVSGFLILAILSAITQLLFGYLSGVSWQLSDSITPELIFNSTFYDLKSVLFEELTFRGIILYLLLRYTGKRQTSLLLTAAAFGVYHWFTFGVMGNIMAMIVVFIITGYMGYVFAVSYEKTNSIILPIALHLGWNVINNTMFSNGPNGIQLLEAVQGQMPFDPGAYSGLISLGWYLLIPSVVLFILHKCYTPQTKDFKLL